A part of Haliotis asinina isolate JCU_RB_2024 chromosome 10, JCU_Hal_asi_v2, whole genome shotgun sequence genomic DNA contains:
- the LOC137298595 gene encoding mucin-17-like has protein sequence MIAFATVLLCISLGATQGMTDTPIFEESQDLVNENADIEDDELDLAKEFLYAVTDPPLSRERRDTEVEASGDTYPTEVPRIDGAVFVFEVTFTIQNMTVPAFDKNGARERFQTLLKDSFRGVLGFLGIKITDVRSGSVIVSTACDIDAAKAHDATNNETQKQELKQSLLTACDKVAKSSEYDVKNDSETWNTKAEGLVADAEDMCKAEGDLCAWGSRCEENACVHLCADVDCGQRGSCQLGGTAKAEPVCKCESDDWFNYTGDKCSVSEFRWEITLAISGGVGGAVVVLLGTCLAISCYRHRRRASKDNFSVRSNQSEESHPEPNNGNRRYGSLFSSTGFGRSLFRASYFASTSPGATPSYKLYGTDSVWGPNEIDEQFSDFVPRLDHIDPEVQYTISRPKIG, from the exons ACG CTGATATAGAGGATGATGAACTGGACCTGGCAAAGGAGTTTCTGTACGCTGTCACTGACCCACCCCTCTCCCGGGAGAGGAGGGATACGGAAGTCGAGGCGTCGGGAG ATACGTATCCTACGGAGGTGCCTCGTATAG ACGGTGCGGTGTTCGTTTTCGAGGTCACTTTTACAATTCAAAACATGACAGTGCCAGCATTTGACAAAAATGGAGCAAGAGAAAGGTTCCAGACCCTG TTGAAAGATTCATTCAGAGGAGTGCTGGGATTCCTTGGTATAAAGATCACTGACGTCAG AAGTGGGAGTGTCATTGTGTCTACGGCCTGTGATATCGATGCCGCTAAGGCCCACGATGCTACAAACaatgaaacacaaaaacaagAACTTAAACAGAGCCTACTGACGGCGTGCGATAAAGTTGCTAAATCCAGTGAATACGACGTGAAAAATGACAGTGAAACGTGGAATACAAAAGCTGAAGGGC TTGTAGCCGATGCAGAGGATATGTGTAAAGCAGAGGGGGATTTGTGTGCATGGGGGAGTCGATGTGAAGAGAACGCCTGTGTTCACCTGTGTGCCGATGTTGACTGTGGCCAGAGGGGTAGCTGCCAACTCGGGGGAACAGCGAAAGCGGAGCCGGTTTGCAA GTGCGAGTCTGACGATTGGTTTAATTACACTGGAGACAAATGTTCCGTGTCCGAGTTCCGTTGGGAGATCACGCTGGCAATATCCGGCGGTGTCGGAGGTGCTGTTGTGGTTCTACTGGGGACCTGCCTCGCTATCTCGTGTTACAGACATAGGAGAAGGGCTTCGAAAGACAATTTCAG CGTGAGATCCAACCAATCTGAGGAGTCCCACCCGGAACCAAACAATGGGAACCGGCGTTATGGCTCTCTCTTCTCATCCACAGGATTTGGAAGGAGTTTGTTTAGG GCCTCGTATTTTGCCAGCACCAGCCCGGGGGCGACGCCAAGTTATAAGCTGTATGGCACGGACTCAGTGTGGGGGCCGAACGAGATTGATGAACAGTTTTCAGACTTTGTACCCCGACTAGATCACATCGATCCAGAAGTTCAA TATACAATCAGTCGGCCGAAAATCGGATG a